From a single Bacillus gobiensis genomic region:
- a CDS encoding DUF1835 domain-containing protein encodes MKNLAGDTEKELVPIKTKVNHPFIYFLIEPNAVFVYQMKTNNYLTISNFSEIGMGLMMYEINNRVEFEKFNHEEYQPVEDRGFFLNMDDMKQMVEEINKHIQKNRHLKGLANQVGAVHIVNSESAAGSLRVGLERPKTVIGFPDSFSVGPLWKLDEKIGQSNRTEWLFGNINFFQEDYEYENKFTNTLREIEDIANDVPIYIWYGNNADEQTALRFFLYLLQEKTNEIFLMNSGILYKKYSATEDEQPIFHTGQIDSKYLRLFFENNKENKPLSDNKRIKFHKEWEKQSQTKEVLRLWINDEIKGAPKHYYDPLIIETIEKLHHKQGTKDFVKTGRVIGEILTQMDSYIDQFFLEYRIRHLIYSGILELKGIPKSMRHYSVKLR; translated from the coding sequence TTGAAGAATTTAGCAGGAGATACGGAAAAGGAGTTGGTTCCAATTAAAACAAAAGTCAATCACCCGTTTATCTATTTTTTGATTGAACCAAATGCAGTTTTTGTCTATCAAATGAAAACAAATAATTATTTAACCATATCAAATTTTAGTGAAATTGGCATGGGGTTGATGATGTATGAAATCAATAATAGAGTTGAATTTGAGAAATTTAATCACGAGGAATACCAGCCAGTCGAAGACAGAGGATTCTTTTTAAATATGGATGATATGAAACAGATGGTGGAGGAAATAAATAAACATATTCAAAAAAACCGACATTTAAAGGGGCTGGCGAATCAAGTTGGTGCGGTTCATATCGTTAATTCAGAATCTGCAGCCGGTTCTTTAAGAGTAGGACTTGAGAGACCAAAGACTGTAATTGGATTTCCAGACTCTTTTTCGGTTGGACCGTTGTGGAAATTAGATGAAAAAATAGGTCAATCAAACCGAACTGAATGGTTATTTGGAAATATAAATTTTTTCCAGGAAGATTATGAATATGAAAATAAATTTACCAATACATTGCGTGAGATTGAAGATATAGCTAACGATGTTCCAATCTATATTTGGTATGGAAACAATGCTGATGAACAAACTGCTCTCCGTTTTTTTCTCTATTTATTGCAAGAAAAAACAAATGAAATTTTTCTTATGAACTCAGGCATACTCTATAAGAAATATAGTGCTACCGAAGATGAGCAACCTATTTTCCATACAGGTCAAATTGATTCAAAATATTTAAGACTATTCTTTGAAAATAACAAAGAGAACAAACCATTATCAGATAATAAGCGTATCAAATTTCATAAGGAATGGGAAAAACAATCCCAAACGAAGGAAGTGTTACGATTATGGATAAACGATGAAATTAAAGGGGCGCCAAAACATTATTATGATCCACTCATCATCGAAACAATAGAAAAGCTACATCATAAGCAAGGAACGAAAGACTTTGTTAAGACTGGAAGAGTGATTGGAGAAATATTGACACAAATGGATTCGTATATAGATCAATTCTTTTTAGAATATCGGATTCGGCACTTAATATACAGTGGGATACTCGAGTTAAAGGGGATACCCAAATCAATGAGACATTATAGTGTAAAACTTCGGTGA
- the ypmT gene encoding protein YpmT translates to MYFSLITLLISLWFGGLAYVSMLNENMDQVYLNIGFCALFLSAMVFTLDLKDRKKQRKRD, encoded by the coding sequence TTGTATTTTAGTCTGATAACACTGTTGATTTCTCTTTGGTTTGGCGGACTTGCCTATGTAAGTATGTTGAATGAAAATATGGATCAGGTGTATTTAAATATAGGCTTTTGTGCATTATTTTTAAGTGCTATGGTTTTTACTCTTGATTTAAAAGACCGAAAAAAGCAGCGAAAACGCGATTAA
- a CDS encoding YpmS family protein → MKKYKVLFLALLVINLLVISVCALLVSLPGSNNPPDKTNRNSQYEFQITSTKESLNSFVKSYLARQAKDKDPNYQVVINDEVQVKGEIQAFASFINAQVSFEPVVEENGDVTLKVTELSLGRLNLPVSFVLNYMNRFYQLPDFVHVYSGEKEIEIRLSDMPLDNGMYVRAEKIDLKNDDIEFRYYHPGE, encoded by the coding sequence ATGAAAAAATATAAAGTTTTATTTCTTGCATTGCTTGTGATAAATTTGCTCGTTATTTCTGTTTGCGCACTTCTGGTTTCTTTGCCTGGTTCTAACAATCCACCGGATAAAACCAATAGAAATTCTCAATATGAATTTCAAATAACGAGTACGAAAGAATCCTTAAATTCTTTCGTGAAATCCTATTTAGCCCGCCAAGCGAAAGACAAAGATCCTAACTATCAAGTAGTTATAAACGATGAAGTGCAGGTGAAAGGAGAAATTCAGGCGTTTGCTTCTTTTATCAATGCGCAGGTTTCTTTTGAGCCCGTAGTTGAAGAAAATGGAGATGTGACCTTAAAGGTAACCGAGCTGTCACTTGGAAGATTAAATCTTCCTGTTTCATTTGTATTAAATTATATGAATCGATTCTATCAACTGCCTGATTTTGTTCATGTATATTCCGGGGAAAAAGAAATTGAAATCCGCTTATCTGACATGCCGTTAGATAATGGCATGTATGTTAGAGCAGAAAAAATTGATCTAAAAAATGATGATATTGAATTTCGTTACTATCACCCGGGTGAATAA
- a CDS encoding SGNH/GDSL hydrolase family protein has protein sequence MKGRLMCIPMILVLLLSACNIEQTIEEKVQNPKTIEKKNIKIAAIGDSLTQGVGDESGKGYVGMVVDQLKKEENVGSVSVDNFAVKGHRTVDTIKKLKEVQVQNGIKEADIILMTIGGNDLMRVVRQHFLDLTYEPFQIEQNNYRSHLTEILSTVRKLNSDADIVYVGLYNPFKFTLSEIKEFDEIIEDWNAAAAEEVSKDPNVKHVRIEDLFAEYSDEKKLSEDEFHPNEKGYTLIADRVYNDAVKKILP, from the coding sequence TTGAAAGGCCGTTTAATGTGTATTCCTATGATTCTGGTACTCTTGCTATCTGCCTGTAACATAGAGCAAACAATTGAAGAGAAAGTACAAAATCCGAAAACGATTGAAAAGAAAAATATAAAGATTGCAGCCATAGGAGACTCTTTGACACAGGGAGTCGGAGATGAATCTGGCAAAGGCTATGTTGGAATGGTAGTCGATCAATTAAAAAAAGAAGAAAACGTGGGGTCCGTTTCGGTGGATAACTTTGCCGTTAAAGGGCATCGGACTGTAGATACGATAAAAAAATTAAAAGAAGTCCAAGTTCAAAACGGAATCAAAGAAGCCGACATTATTTTAATGACAATTGGCGGGAACGATTTAATGAGAGTCGTACGGCAGCATTTTTTGGATTTAACGTATGAACCATTTCAAATCGAACAAAATAACTATCGATCACACTTGACGGAAATTCTTTCAACGGTCAGAAAGCTGAACAGCGATGCGGACATTGTGTATGTTGGATTGTATAATCCTTTTAAATTCACGCTGTCAGAAATCAAGGAATTTGATGAAATTATCGAAGACTGGAACGCAGCTGCTGCTGAGGAAGTGTCCAAAGACCCAAACGTCAAGCATGTACGGATAGAAGACCTGTTTGCTGAATACAGCGACGAAAAAAAATTGTCTGAAGATGAGTTCCATCCCAACGAAAAGGGCTACACTTTAATAGCCGACCGAGTTTACAATGATGCAGTCAAAAAGATACTGCCTTAA
- a CDS encoding SCO family protein: protein MGIMLLIKRSVFILAGLIFILSGCGTEKIDNPLNYQLENFSYTNQENDKVSLEDLKGKVWVANFIFTSCETVCPPMTSHMTELQKRAKEENLDVHFVSFSVDPEVDTPEKLKDFSSNYPLSLKNWDFLTGYSQKEIEKFALENFKAIVQKPEDEDQVIHQTYFYLIDADGKVLKDYEGFKEVPYDRIVKDIKIVQK from the coding sequence ATGGGAATAATGCTGCTAATAAAACGAAGCGTCTTTATTCTAGCCGGATTGATCTTCATTTTATCCGGCTGCGGAACAGAGAAAATTGACAATCCGCTAAATTATCAGCTTGAAAATTTTTCATACACGAATCAGGAGAATGACAAGGTATCACTTGAAGATTTAAAAGGGAAGGTTTGGGTGGCAAACTTTATCTTTACAAGCTGTGAAACAGTCTGCCCTCCAATGACTTCTCATATGACGGAGTTGCAGAAACGAGCGAAAGAAGAGAACTTGGATGTTCATTTTGTTTCCTTCAGTGTTGATCCGGAAGTCGATACTCCGGAAAAATTAAAAGACTTTTCCTCCAATTATCCACTATCGTTAAAAAATTGGGATTTCTTAACTGGATATTCGCAGAAAGAAATCGAAAAATTTGCACTGGAAAACTTTAAGGCAATCGTGCAAAAGCCGGAAGATGAAGATCAGGTGATCCATCAAACGTATTTTTATTTAATTGACGCTGATGGAAAAGTATTAAAAGATTATGAAGGCTTTAAAGAAGTTCCTTATGACCGAATTGTTAAAGATATAAAAATAGTGCAAAAATAA
- a CDS encoding DUF2535 family protein: protein MLLKSLEFKRLDGQKVKVTEIPFISEGEPYYFFISSKLEVMMRQIFVSKEKKNKYSFRDYLKRTAKWNDYQAVFSPVLLKNNA, encoded by the coding sequence TTGTTACTCAAAAGCCTGGAGTTCAAACGGTTGGATGGACAGAAGGTGAAAGTGACGGAAATCCCGTTTATTTCTGAAGGAGAACCTTATTATTTTTTCATTTCGAGTAAATTGGAAGTGATGATGCGCCAAATCTTCGTGTCGAAAGAAAAGAAAAACAAGTACTCCTTTAGAGATTATTTGAAACGTACGGCTAAATGGAATGATTATCAAGCCGTCTTTTCTCCTGTTTTGCTTAAAAACAATGCATGA
- the ilvA gene encoding threonine ammonia-lyase IlvA — protein sequence MTTSVRENRQIQVSDILKAHQNVKDVVNHTPLQKNERLSERYECNIYLKREDMQVVRSFKLRGAFNKMKQLPAENTKNGVVCASAGNHAQGVAFSCKHLGIHGKIFMPSTTPRQKISQVELFGKEYIDIILIGDTFDDAYQRAVLCCEEEGREFIHPFDDIEVMAGQGTAAIEILNDIDVEPHYVFASVGGGGLLSGIGTYIKSIRPETKLIGVEPAGAPALYESKAAGSVVTLDHIDKFVDGAAVRRIGEQTFQTLQHIVDDVLLVPEGKVCTTILELYDQSAIVAEPAGALPIAALDLYKEEIKGKNIVCVVSGGNNDIGRMQEIKERSMIYEGLQHYFIVNFPQRAGALREFLDEVLGDNNDITRFEYTKKNNRSSGPALVGIELSTKEEYGPLIERMDLKGVKYTEVNKDQNLFHLLI from the coding sequence ATGACGACATCTGTTAGAGAAAATCGGCAAATACAAGTAAGTGACATCTTAAAAGCTCACCAAAATGTTAAAGATGTGGTGAATCACACACCACTACAAAAAAATGAACGTCTCTCCGAAAGATATGAATGCAACATTTACCTTAAAAGAGAGGATATGCAGGTGGTCAGATCGTTTAAGCTTAGAGGGGCTTTTAATAAGATGAAACAGCTTCCTGCAGAAAATACAAAAAATGGAGTAGTATGCGCTAGTGCAGGAAACCATGCACAAGGGGTTGCATTTTCGTGCAAGCATTTAGGGATACACGGAAAAATCTTTATGCCATCTACCACACCGAGACAGAAAATTTCCCAAGTGGAACTGTTTGGGAAAGAATATATTGATATTATTTTGATTGGCGACACGTTTGATGACGCTTATCAACGAGCAGTGTTATGCTGCGAAGAAGAAGGGCGGGAATTTATCCACCCATTCGATGACATAGAAGTGATGGCCGGACAAGGAACAGCGGCTATTGAAATATTAAACGATATCGATGTGGAACCGCATTATGTGTTTGCTAGCGTTGGGGGAGGCGGTTTGCTTTCTGGCATTGGAACTTACATCAAAAGCATTCGTCCGGAAACCAAGCTTATCGGAGTTGAACCGGCAGGAGCACCAGCGCTTTACGAATCAAAAGCAGCCGGAAGCGTCGTCACACTTGATCACATTGATAAATTTGTCGACGGCGCTGCTGTAAGAAGGATAGGGGAACAGACCTTTCAGACCTTGCAGCATATCGTTGACGATGTTCTTCTCGTCCCTGAAGGCAAAGTTTGTACGACCATTCTCGAATTATATGACCAAAGTGCAATTGTCGCTGAACCAGCCGGAGCTCTGCCAATCGCAGCATTGGATTTATACAAAGAAGAGATCAAAGGAAAAAATATCGTATGTGTCGTTAGCGGTGGAAATAACGATATCGGCAGAATGCAGGAAATCAAAGAACGCTCAATGATTTATGAAGGGCTGCAGCACTATTTCATCGTTAATTTTCCTCAGCGGGCCGGTGCATTAAGAGAGTTTTTAGATGAAGTTCTTGGCGATAATAATGACATTACCCGTTTTGAATATACGAAGAAAAATAATAGAAGCAGCGGGCCGGCACTTGTCGGGATTGAGTTAAGTACAAAAGAGGAGTACGGGCCGCTCATTGAGCGAATGGATCTTAAAGGTGTGAAATATACCGAGGTGAATAAAGATCAAAACTTGTTTCATTTGTTGATTTAA
- the trhA gene encoding PAQR family membrane homeostasis protein TrhA codes for MFTLKEEIANAVTHGIGVLLSIPALVFLVLFAVKYGDSWDIVSFSIFGASMLLLYICSTLLHGIQHKKAKYIFEIMDHGAIYVLIAGTYTPFLLGPLRGDLGLTLLIIVWSLAIGGIIFKCFFVRKFILLSTLIYLLMGWLMIIAVKPLYDSLSGPGFGLLLLGGLLYSFGTIFYVWKRIPYHHAIWHGFVLGGSAAMFFCVLFYVADVPFL; via the coding sequence ATGTTTACTTTAAAAGAAGAAATCGCCAATGCAGTGACACACGGAATTGGTGTTTTATTATCAATACCCGCCCTCGTTTTCTTGGTTTTGTTTGCTGTCAAATACGGCGATTCATGGGATATTGTCAGTTTTTCAATATTCGGAGCTTCCATGCTGCTGCTTTATATATGCTCGACCCTGCTTCATGGCATCCAGCATAAAAAAGCAAAATACATTTTTGAAATTATGGATCATGGTGCCATCTACGTACTGATTGCAGGAACATACACTCCATTTCTCCTCGGACCACTCAGAGGGGATCTCGGCCTGACACTTTTAATTATTGTATGGAGCCTGGCCATAGGCGGCATCATCTTTAAATGTTTTTTCGTCAGGAAATTCATCCTCTTGTCCACACTTATCTATTTATTAATGGGCTGGCTGATGATCATTGCCGTGAAACCCCTTTACGATTCACTGAGCGGACCGGGCTTTGGACTGTTATTGCTTGGAGGGCTTCTCTATTCATTCGGTACGATTTTTTATGTATGGAAAAGAATTCCCTACCATCACGCCATTTGGCACGGATTTGTTCTAGGAGGCAGTGCCGCCATGTTTTTCTGTGTGTTATTTTATGTCGCAGATGTCCCTTTCCTTTAA
- a CDS encoding dihydrofolate reductase — MKVSIIVAMDKNQVIGKDNKLPWRLPRELQYVKKTTMGCPIIMGRKNYESIGRPLPGRRNIILTREKDYSAEGCEIVHSVEDVFKTCEGEEEIFIFGGEQIYRLFLPYTEKLYITKIHYEFEGDTFFPEIDWNEWEEVSSLQGITDEKNPYTYYFHVYERACQ; from the coding sequence ATGAAAGTATCAATAATTGTTGCAATGGATAAAAATCAAGTAATCGGAAAAGACAATAAGCTGCCTTGGAGATTGCCAAGAGAGTTACAGTATGTCAAAAAAACAACGATGGGTTGCCCAATCATCATGGGCAGAAAAAATTACGAGTCGATCGGAAGGCCGTTACCAGGCAGAAGAAACATTATTTTAACAAGGGAAAAAGATTATTCAGCAGAAGGATGCGAAATAGTCCATTCTGTTGAGGACGTTTTTAAAACATGTGAAGGGGAAGAAGAAATTTTCATTTTCGGTGGTGAGCAAATTTACCGCCTTTTCTTACCTTACACAGAAAAGCTATATATTACAAAGATTCATTATGAGTTTGAGGGAGACACATTCTTTCCCGAAATCGACTGGAACGAATGGGAGGAAGTATCTTCATTACAAGGGATAACAGATGAGAAAAATCCGTATACCTATTATTTTCATGTTTATGAAAGAGCCTGTCAGTGA
- a CDS encoding thymidylate synthase, which produces MNKNEHTYLNLCKYVMENGVRKEDRTGTGTISLFGYQMRFDLNEGFPLLTTKKIPFRLIASELLWFIKGETNIKYLLQHNNNIWNEWAFKKWIESPDYNGPDMTDFGLRSQSDRVFKKQYEDQMELFKEKILTDDKFAAKYGELGNVYGKQWRAWGTSTGETIDQLKNVIETLKTNPESRRLIVSAWNPEDVPNNMALPPCHSMFQFYVSEGKLSCQLYQRSGDIFLGIPFNIASYSLLTHLIAHECNLEVGEFIHTLGDAHIYTNHVEQIKLQLSREPKKLPSLKLSTEKGSVFDFETEDIVIEGYESHPAIKAPVAV; this is translated from the coding sequence GTGAATAAAAATGAACATACATACTTAAATTTGTGTAAATATGTGATGGAAAATGGCGTAAGAAAAGAGGATCGAACCGGTACTGGTACAATTTCACTTTTTGGATATCAAATGAGATTTGATTTAAATGAAGGATTTCCTCTTTTAACAACTAAAAAAATCCCTTTCCGTTTGATTGCAAGTGAACTATTATGGTTTATTAAAGGTGAAACAAATATCAAATATTTGCTCCAACATAACAACAACATATGGAATGAATGGGCTTTTAAAAAATGGATTGAAAGTCCTGATTATAATGGCCCGGATATGACTGATTTTGGGCTGCGTTCACAATCGGATAGAGTATTTAAAAAGCAGTATGAAGATCAAATGGAACTTTTTAAAGAAAAAATTCTTACTGATGATAAATTTGCTGCCAAATACGGTGAATTAGGGAACGTCTATGGTAAACAATGGAGAGCTTGGGGAACTTCAACAGGTGAAACGATTGATCAACTTAAAAACGTAATTGAAACATTAAAGACCAATCCTGAATCAAGAAGATTAATCGTGTCGGCTTGGAATCCTGAGGATGTTCCGAACAATATGGCGTTACCTCCTTGTCACAGCATGTTTCAATTTTATGTATCTGAAGGAAAATTGTCTTGCCAGCTTTACCAAAGGAGCGGAGATATCTTTCTTGGCATTCCGTTTAATATCGCAAGTTATTCATTATTAACCCACTTGATCGCGCACGAATGTAACTTAGAGGTTGGAGAATTTATTCATACATTAGGAGACGCACATATTTATACAAATCATGTGGAACAGATTAAACTGCAGCTTTCTCGTGAGCCAAAGAAACTTCCTTCGCTAAAACTAAGTACTGAAAAAGGCTCAGTTTTTGATTTTGAAACAGAAGACATCGTAATTGAAGGATATGAATCTCATCCAGCTATAAAGGCACCAGTAGCTGTTTAA
- a CDS encoding phosphatidylglycerophosphatase A family protein, protein MKKYTMNEMIQTTKNMLKERGVHIEDIAAIVQKLQEKYNPTLPLSVCVENVEKVLQKREIIHAVLTGLALDQLAEQSLLPEPLQHLVETDEPLYGIDEIIPLSIVNVYGSIGLTNFGYLDKEKIGIIRDLDESPEGIHTFLDDIVAALAAAAASRIAHTHQNLEDEEQEHPKEDLIQKN, encoded by the coding sequence ATGAAAAAATACACCATGAATGAAATGATTCAGACGACGAAAAACATGCTGAAAGAGCGGGGCGTTCATATAGAAGATATCGCAGCTATTGTTCAAAAGCTGCAGGAAAAGTACAATCCAACCTTGCCTCTTAGTGTATGTGTGGAAAATGTCGAAAAGGTCTTGCAAAAAAGGGAAATTATCCATGCTGTATTGACGGGTCTTGCTCTCGATCAGCTAGCTGAGCAAAGCCTTCTGCCTGAACCTTTGCAGCATCTCGTTGAAACAGATGAACCGCTTTATGGAATTGATGAAATCATACCGCTGTCCATCGTAAACGTCTATGGTTCAATTGGCCTGACCAATTTTGGCTATTTGGACAAAGAGAAAATCGGAATTATTAGAGATCTGGATGAAAGCCCAGAAGGTATCCATACGTTTTTAGACGATATTGTCGCAGCGCTCGCTGCTGCAGCGGCAAGCCGAATTGCTCACACCCATCAAAATCTTGAAGATGAAGAACAGGAACATCCTAAAGAGGATTTGATTCAAAAAAACTAA